The DNA window AATTAGATTCTCCTGATGTTGATTTAAGAGGCGTAAACAGGAAGTTACGCAGGATGTCAACGTCAacgttttttttcagtgttgcaATACCGACAGTCATTCATCTGTCATTTTAATCCtcaatttggacttttttttaaataaatttaatttttcAAACTCTCCCTCACCGCACACATACAAGCTTTCAGCTCCTGTATCccattttgttcacattttgaacattgaatTCACAGTTATTATTTGTCTAccgctagagggagcccacgtatCACAAAGCTACAGGTGCCACACACCAAGAATGACTGAGTTTGGTCATAACAAAAGGCAAAATACAGCCATCTTAAACTAATACCGCACAAACCAATTAtatgttcatgtttttattgaaaacaacATGTAGTAATTCAGAGTAGGGTGGTGTAAGCAGTCAGGAGCCATTTTGGAGCATTACTCTTGATCAAATTGTTTCAGttcagaaatatttttgagatGTGATGTGCAGTGTAAATTGCTTCTGAGGCCAGGACTCTGGTTGGGCCACTCCAGCTATTCTGTTCTTAATGACGTTCTGGGTTATTGTCCTGATGCATCAGCCATCTTCTGTTGAGCTTCAATTGGTGGACAGATGGTCTGAAGTTCTCCTGCAAAATGTCTTGATAAACTGGGAATTCATTTTTCCGTCGACGATCCCAATGCGTCCAGTCCCTGAGGGAGCAAAGCGGTTCCAAACCATGATATCCTCTTCACCGTACTTCACAGTTGACATGAGATTTTAATGGTGGTGTACTgtgccttccccccccccccccacacacatagCGTTGTGTGGTTCTTCCAAAcatgtcattttttaattttatctgTCTACAGTGGCAGTAGTTACCCACTCACTCTCAGAGTGGAATCTTTTGTGTATGAAAGCActtatttccccaaaattctTTGTTGATTTTCAGCTTGGCGCCAAAACGTCTTGAGCAGGCGTCGTTTCGGAGGCGCCATCGGGATCGATTATCCGGGCGCGGTGATTGATTTTGGGACCGCATTCTGAGGTGCATTCGTCCGAAAGAGCGCCATGGCGGCTTCGGGTCTGATCCCGGAAGACAACGACGACATCCGCCCCCACGTGGAAGTGAGCGTAACGACAACCGCCCCCTCATCGCTCGCTCACCCCAATGGCAGCCCCAGTCGCCCCGCGTCTCCGCCCCCTGCCGACGCCCCCGACGGGAGGAGCAAGCGCAGCAAAATAAGCGGTCTTCTCCAGCAGAACCAGCTGGTCCAAACCCTGAGCAGCGGCCTAAAACGCCACTGCGACTACGTCAAGatctcagtacctgaggagcgTGCCGACCGCCTCCCCAGGGAGTGGTGGAAGACGGGCGTGGCCTTCCTTTACGCTGTCTTCAACTTGGTCTTCACCACCGTGGTCATCACCATCGTGCACGAGAGGGTGCCCGACAAGTCGGTGAGCCCGCCGCTGCCTGACAAGTTCTTCGACTATGTGGGCCGCGTTCCATGGGCCTTCACCGTGACCGAGGTCAACGGGCTGATCCTGGTGGGGCTCTGGCTTGTCCAGTGGCTCCTCCTCAAACACAAGTAAGCTCAAGAGTTGTTGTTTTGGGTTATTCTTTGCAAGTCATTCTTGGCAACCATAAGGAGCTTTATGGTCATAAACATGCAATTGTTTACAGTTAAAGGGGGTCTTCGGTTTACGACGGTACCGACGAATGACGTTTTGAGGCAAAATGAATCTTTGGTCATGAGCCACATGCTTCTTCATTGAGGATGaagacaaatgcatttttagcAAGTGATTTCTGGCCAAAATCCATGACGGACCCACAAACATCAGACTACGCCAATAAACAGTTTcatacattttacatatttggCGTATTATAATACGTCATTGTATTATAATTCGGCAATAATATTATACTTATACACTGTAacttgcaaatattacagtagcATAATTACATTGCTGCTTACCACATACCTGCTCAGTGCTGCTCTTGAATTTTtaagtttgtttgttgtttttgtattattaatccAAGTGTATACATGCAAATATTGCTCCGGTGACAATTGAATTTCTTTTACGTCAGAGCCATCGTGGGGCGCCGCTGCTTCTTTCTTATCGGAACACTCTACATGTACCGCTGCATCACCATGTACATCACCACCCTGCCTGTGCCGGGCAGACACATGGTGTGCGCACCCaaggtacacaaacacacacactccaggTCATCAAGTCATCCCCTTATGTTGACGCGTGTTGTCGTGGAAACTTGCAGCTGTACGATGACTCGGCAGGAAAGATCTGGAGGATTGTGCGGCTCATCTCTGGAggaggtctctctctctctcacacacacaaacaccttttTCTGCAAATTCCAAACCGTCAATATAGGGGGTTTACTATTCATAGAAATCAGAATAGGTTTTGCAGAGCTAGATCAACAGAGGGGAAGAATGTACAGAataattaaactgtttttgatATGAACATTGAATACATTACTATATTAGGAAAATAACAGTGGTCCTAAAACAGACCCTTGTGGCACCCCTTTCAAGTAAATGTCTTTGGTTCATCTttactgcaaaaataaaaatagatttttttccccccccatcaAGTAATACCCATTACCAGTATGCGATTAGATTAGACAGAGAATATTTGAATGCCAGCAGTTTGTAGTTCTTAGGCTGGCACATGACAACGAATTTGCCACACATCATTCTTGGAGCCAACAACAAGAAAATTCTCTTCAAGAAGGTCACTACACTTAATCGGCTACATCGTTGTTAATGGTTCCCGTTTCCCCATGTTTCTGTTACCCctattttttactctttgtaagtctccaagatctcaatcaatccaCCTCTCTCGTTCTTTTGTACGTTGTGTCGTCACCCACGGAAggtgaaaaaatgaaaaagcctattttgacaggaaggagtagaaagtacagatatcaaCTTTCAAATGTAGGATGTAAAAGTCGAAAGTTGTTATAAAAATGTGAGGGATTCCTGAAAAATCTAttgaagtacagtaacaaagcatTTTTGTGCGTGGGTGCATGCACAGGTTTGTCTCTGACAGGCTCCCACATGATGTGCGGCGACTTCCTGTACAGCGGCCACACAGTTATGCTGACCCTGTCCTACCTCTTCATCAAAGAGTGTGAGTACCAGAATGGcggcatgtgtgtgcgtgtggcgTGATCTAAACATGACCCCGGCACTGGCAGATTCTCCTCGGTGGATGTGCTGGTACCAGTGGATCTGCTGGCTGCTCAGCGCCTCGGGCGTGCTCTGCATCCTGGTGGGACACGAGCACTACAGCATCGACGTCCTGGTGGGCTACTTCGTCACTACCAGGCTCTTCTGGTGGTACCACACCATGGCCAACACGCACGTAAGATCAAACATGCTCTCATCCAAAGCCGTGTCAGCATTTAGTCCACAATGTTGATACCCAGTTTTAGGTCCAAGTAATAGCATGCCCTTTGTCCTCGCTAGCCAGATAAATTCAGCACAATAGTAAAGGGACTGTgtgttagtagtagtagtgtttttccactactgtatgacttttcagcacactagtaggacaactacaaggcatactagtaggacaaataCATGTTCACTgtcagccttcccagttaacattgatatttgacttctaaatccgtcaatggcagtgaatgttaatAGTGAGGGAAAACTAGTCGTGTGCGTTTTGGTGCTATTAATTGGGTCCAGAAGGCTACTAAGAGTGTGACACATGCCTAGTAGTTGGGCCCAGTCGTGTTACTAGTGGAACAAATTTTATTTGTAAGTTTAAATGCATACTAGTAGGCCGAAAGATGCACTAGTAGTGGACAAATCTTACTACTAACTTAGGTACAGTTGTTCTAATATAAATTGTTttcctagtgaggacaaacagCATAGTAGTCCTaaagctggatatcaagaatataaaataaatgctcaaatggctttccatacgCACGTCTAAATATTTGGGGTCAGTCGTACGTCCCATCTCACGAAAGTGTCAACCGTACTTCCTGCCAGGCTCTACGTCGGGCGCCCAACAACTTCCTGTCGCGTACCTGGTGGAACCCAGTGTTCAACTTCCTGGAAAGAAACGTCCAGACCACCGTGCCCGTTGTCTTCTCGTGGCCGCTAGCCCTGCCGTCCTCGTGCCGACAGCGGTACCGGATAGTAGAGGGGGGACGGGACGAGTAAGCGGTCGGGACCATCAGACGACCGCCTTTAAGGCCGAAGAATCGGCAGCCGATCGCAGTAAAACGCTCCTTGTTGCTTTCTAATTGGGGACCACTTTCAAGACCAACGCTTGGAAAGCTCACTGCGAACtcatattttgtcttttacGCTGATGCCTAATCATGTTGTAAATACTATTTGTCTGTgcttaattgttattattatttcttcatGCCATTTGTATTTTCTCACATTGGACTGTTGCCAAGTTGGCCTAATGAAGTTAAGTGTTGCTATTTTCTATGCGAAAAAAATTGTCTACATTATTAGCGCATGTTGTAAATTGTCTTGCTCTAtaatatttagatttgtttgcTTACCTTTTTGAGCTACATAAAGGGTAACAAATATTCCAAAAACTACCATAATTAAACATTGctagatattattattattattattattattagtttatgAATAGaatgtgtaatttcacacataGTTTGACTCGAATAAAACAACAGAGATTTATGTCCTCTGGATTGTCTTCCAATTTATGAAGCTGTTTTATTTCGTTTCCCGAAACATTCAAAGAATATTCCcggaaaacatttttgggtcatCAACAATTAGGTTTGGGAATTTAATTGCGCCATGTTGCAAAATGAACCCAAATAAGGTGTTTATGTGCAACACGAAAACACACTGACGCA is part of the Phyllopteryx taeniolatus isolate TA_2022b chromosome 23, UOR_Ptae_1.2, whole genome shotgun sequence genome and encodes:
- the LOC133472842 gene encoding phosphatidylcholine:ceramide cholinephosphotransferase 2-like produces the protein MAASGLIPEDNDDIRPHVEVSVTTTAPSSLAHPNGSPSRPASPPPADAPDGRSKRSKISGLLQQNQLVQTLSSGLKRHCDYVKISVPEERADRLPREWWKTGVAFLYAVFNLVFTTVVITIVHERVPDKSVSPPLPDKFFDYVGRVPWAFTVTEVNGLILVGLWLVQWLLLKHKAIVGRRCFFLIGTLYMYRCITMYITTLPVPGRHMVCAPKLYDDSAGKIWRIVRLISGGGLSLTGSHMMCGDFLYSGHTVMLTLSYLFIKEYSPRWMCWYQWICWLLSASGVLCILVGHEHYSIDVLVGYFVTTRLFWWYHTMANTHALRRAPNNFLSRTWWNPVFNFLERNVQTTVPVVFSWPLALPSSCRQRYRIVEGGRDE